A window of Clostridioides sp. ES-S-0010-02 genomic DNA:
GACATCTAAAATTCAATTTATACCAAATAAACTAATAATTTATCCGTCTTATTTTTTATATATTCAACAAAAAATCAAACTTAAATTCTTCTTTTTAATGTTATATTACAGCCAAAAGTTTGTAAATATATGTTTTAAATTCTAACAGTATACATATTATTTTATTGAATAACAGTCAACTTGGATAAGTCTCCTTCATATAATTTAAAGTGACCGTTAAAAAGGGGGGTGACTTATTGGCAGCGCTTAAATCTTTTGAAAAACCCTTAACCCCTGAAGAAGAGATTGAGTATTTAACTAAATTTAAAATAGAAAATGATAAAAGTGCAAAAGATATATTGATTGAAAGAAACATGAGATTAGTAGCTTATATCGCAAAAAAATATAACAATTCGACAGAAGATCAAGATGATTTAATATCTATAGGTACAATAGGATTAATAAAAGCTATAGAAACTTATAATATAGATAAAGGAACTCGATTGGCAACATACGCTTCTAGATGTATTGAAAATGAAATTTTAATGAATATCAGATCTAACAAAAAAAACAAATCACAAGTATCTCTACAAGACCCTATCGGAACAGATAAAGAAGGTAATGAAATAAACACTATTCTTTATATGTAATTTTTTATTATCTATTATTTTGTTTTCACCTATCTTAGGCTTTGGTTACAAAGTAGTATTTTCACCTCTTTTGAATGTCAAATATGGTTCTAAACTATGCACATGAGAATTTTAGATTCTACAATAAATCCATAAAATATCATATAAATAAAGAATTATTAAAAAATTAGTATAAAGCTTTTTAAAAAACTAAGTGTATGAATTAAGATCTGTTATCTAGATACAAGTTATTGATAAATAAGTATTATAGATATAAAAAATATGAAAAAAGTATCTCAGGTTTAAAGAGATACTTTTTTGTAGTTAAATTATGATTTTTTTTAAAACATAACTGATGAATTTTAATATATATTTTTAATTTAAAAGTTGGTACATTAATATTTTAATGTCATTATAATTCTTCATATAAATCAGTACTCAAGTATTTTAAGCCACTATCATTAAGAGTAAGAACTATATTTTTACCTTTTTCTGAACTCTCTAATAATTTAATTGCTGCGCATACATTTGCTCCAGAAGAAAAACCTGCAAATACGCCTTCTAATTTAGCCAATTTTCTAGCTACATTAGTTGCTTCATCATCTGTTACCTGAATATAACCATCAATAAACTTTTTATCTACTAATGGTAAATCCATAGAATAACCTCCACCTTGTATTTTATGCCCTTGATCAGTTATTTCTTTGCCTGAATAAATTGCTGCTGTTGAAGGTTCAACCACATAGCATTTAATAGAAGAATTGTGCTTTTTAAGTGTTTTCGAACAACCAGCAAAAGTACTACCACTTCCAAGGAAATCTACAAATACATCAATATTCCCATCTAATTGTTTCCACATTTCTTCTGCTGTATAATATTCATGTGCATGATTACAAGCTTCTAAATTAAATTGATCTGCTCTAAATGCATTTCTTTCTTTTGCAATTTTTTGAGCCTCAACTTCTACAAGTGCTAAATCTTCTCCAGAAACTTGTCCATGAACTGAATTAGGCATTTGGTCTACAAGAACTACTTCTGCTCCTAAAGCTTTCATCATTCTTGCTCTTTCCATAGAATTTCCTTTTGACATGCATGCAATAAACTTATAACCCTTACATGCACAAGCTATTGCCAATCCTGTACCTGTATTTCCACTTGTCAATTCTACAACTGCTTGTCCATGAACTAATAGCCCTGCATTTTCTGCTTCTGTAATCATTTGTAATGCTACACGGTCCTTTTTACTAAATCCTGGATTTAAATACTCCATCTTTGCATAAATATTACCATCTACTCCAAATTCCTTCACTATTTTAGATAAGTGTAACATTGGAGTATTTCCTATTGCTTCTGTAACATTATTAAGTACATGCATCACAATTCCCCCTTAATCGATTAACTATCATCTGTTGAAAAACAATTATTTATACATTATAATGTATATTACGGATGTACAGTATATTTAACATTTAATCTATTATGCATTCATAAATTAGAAATAATGTTAAATAAATTATACATTCGTAAATTATATTTGTCAATAATTTACAATTTAAGGAGTACATATGAGTATTAATACTATTATTGCAAAAAATTTAAATCGATTACGTAATGAACGTAATTTAAGTTTAGGTCAACTTGCTGAATTATCTGGTGTAAGTAAAGTAATGCTATCACAAATTGAAAAGGGTGATTCTAATCCTACAGTAAACACAATTTGGAAGATTGCAAATGGACTAAATGTACCATACACTGCAATACTTGACCAACCACAAGATAAAACTTTTATTGTTTCAAAATCTGACATAGATGTTCAAATTTCAGAAAGTGAAGACTATCGTCTTTATTGTTATTATCCTAATACACCAACTAGAAATTTTGAATTATTTCAAATGGAATTAGAGGAAGGTCACAGTTATACATCTATTGGTCATTCTGAAAAATCTCAAGAATATATTATGATTCTAGAAGGTCAGTTAGGATTAGAAGTAAATGATTCTGTTTATCAACTTAAAGAAAATGACTCTATCTGTTTTTCAGCCGAATCAACACATACATACCATAATCAAGGAAAAAAAACATTGAAAACAGTGATAATAAATTACTATCCAGTTTAAAGATATTGATTCAAAATTAGGAT
This region includes:
- a CDS encoding sigma-70 family RNA polymerase sigma factor, with protein sequence MAALKSFEKPLTPEEEIEYLTKFKIENDKSAKDILIERNMRLVAYIAKKYNNSTEDQDDLISIGTIGLIKAIETYNIDKGTRLATYASRCIENEILMNIRSNKKNKSQVSLQDPIGTDKEGNEINTILYM
- a CDS encoding helix-turn-helix transcriptional regulator, with protein sequence MSINTIIAKNLNRLRNERNLSLGQLAELSGVSKVMLSQIEKGDSNPTVNTIWKIANGLNVPYTAILDQPQDKTFIVSKSDIDVQISESEDYRLYCYYPNTPTRNFELFQMELEEGHSYTSIGHSEKSQEYIMILEGQLGLEVNDSVYQLKENDSICFSAESTHTYHNQGKKTLKTVIINYYPV
- a CDS encoding cysteine synthase family protein; protein product: MHVLNNVTEAIGNTPMLHLSKIVKEFGVDGNIYAKMEYLNPGFSKKDRVALQMITEAENAGLLVHGQAVVELTSGNTGTGLAIACACKGYKFIACMSKGNSMERARMMKALGAEVVLVDQMPNSVHGQVSGEDLALVEVEAQKIAKERNAFRADQFNLEACNHAHEYYTAEEMWKQLDGNIDVFVDFLGSGSTFAGCSKTLKKHNSSIKCYVVEPSTAAIYSGKEITDQGHKIQGGGYSMDLPLVDKKFIDGYIQVTDDEATNVARKLAKLEGVFAGFSSGANVCAAIKLLESSEKGKNIVLTLNDSGLKYLSTDLYEEL